The following proteins come from a genomic window of Eisenibacter elegans DSM 3317:
- a CDS encoding DUF3822 family protein yields METYNDVFEKRLSVRAERFDVDAIAEYDLFLSIGEDAFRFAVIDASTKQCLYLEDYAFFKKLSKEELIAVLNRIYENHLFLKANYWNNIRAAFRNTPFTLVPNELFDSKANRKYLRWISPPLPNEEVCATPQQVIDAHTLFKAPKELVLWLENIAYPSRQVQFSHAVCSFLEGIFKYDYNATPVQFHVAVEANQFFIAVTQGSTLEYCNMFQYRTAQDFIYYLLFVIDELKRDPATCHVNFLGQINRQSKVYDIAYRYIKHLHFHERPALGITFDHNFDNVPSYQYFNLLAMHLL; encoded by the coding sequence TTGGAAACATACAACGACGTATTTGAAAAAAGGCTCAGCGTGCGTGCCGAACGCTTTGACGTAGATGCTATCGCTGAATATGACTTATTCCTCTCCATTGGAGAGGATGCCTTTCGGTTTGCCGTGATAGATGCCTCTACCAAGCAGTGTCTCTATCTGGAAGATTATGCCTTTTTCAAAAAACTCTCCAAGGAGGAGCTGATTGCAGTGCTTAACCGTATTTACGAAAATCACCTGTTCTTGAAAGCCAACTACTGGAATAACATCCGGGCTGCTTTTCGTAATACGCCTTTTACTTTGGTGCCCAATGAGTTGTTTGACTCCAAGGCCAATCGAAAGTACTTGCGCTGGATTAGCCCTCCACTCCCCAACGAAGAGGTGTGCGCTACCCCCCAACAGGTAATCGATGCACATACACTCTTCAAAGCTCCCAAAGAACTGGTTCTGTGGCTCGAAAACATTGCCTACCCTTCGCGGCAGGTGCAGTTTTCTCACGCGGTTTGTAGCTTTTTAGAGGGTATTTTTAAGTATGATTACAATGCCACCCCTGTACAGTTTCACGTAGCGGTAGAAGCCAATCAGTTTTTTATTGCCGTTACACAGGGCAGTACTTTGGAGTACTGTAATATGTTCCAATACCGAACGGCGCAAGATTTTATCTACTATCTGCTCTTTGTGATAGATGAGTTGAAGCGCGACCCGGCTACCTGCCATGTCAATTTTTTGGGTCAAATCAACCGCCAGTCTAAGGTATATGATATCGCCTATCGCTATATTAAGCACCTACACTTCCACGAGCGACCTGCATTGGGCATTACTTTTGATCATAATTTCGACAATGTGCCGTCTTATCAGTACTTCAACCTCCTAGCCATGCACTTGCTCTAG
- a CDS encoding bifunctional 3-(3-hydroxy-phenyl)propionate/3-hydroxycinnamic acid hydroxylase has product MSTQATDNLYDLAIIGMGPVGLLAANFFGQMGWRVLAIERHSHPVDFPRAIHLDTEAVRLLQMVALSAKMWSQLKPSSGLELRNIHNRLLLKGQLAGLSGYGSNSYLFFQPTLEQCLREGCKRFAQVTLREGLLLQEIEQEGEVVSLIAHDTQGLKHLLRARYVLGCDGANSTVRQLIGRPLVRLPYQRVNLKVDAILSDRLHSQEDPTQGAVQKFCHPTRAWVRMAGIAGHRRWEFTLSKTQQQETADPAAQALALLQTLRVETQDLTLLHVAQYRFEGSFCTRWQNNRVFLAGDAAHTTPPYIGQGMCAGFRDIANLSWKLQAVHTQQADKALLQTYTSERLPHAIKHTSLAILVGLLFTTPLYRVLELLQFWPWAKRKLHTLPIPFERLGAGFWGKGKARRQLFPQWRDESGALSDDFLGQGWSLVCMEGNCTEKIVQEAARLGVIVWVASQPAEIAIKKALNQWVKRQKAVYFLLRPDKYVYASGKNAAQVWAQYPLKNNN; this is encoded by the coding sequence ATGTCTACTCAAGCCACTGATAACCTTTACGACCTTGCCATTATAGGAATGGGGCCAGTAGGGCTATTGGCGGCTAATTTTTTTGGGCAAATGGGTTGGCGGGTTTTGGCCATCGAGCGCCATAGCCACCCAGTTGATTTTCCGCGAGCCATTCACCTCGACACAGAGGCTGTACGCCTACTACAGATGGTTGCATTGTCTGCAAAAATGTGGTCTCAGCTCAAGCCAAGTAGTGGTTTAGAGCTGCGCAATATCCACAATCGCTTGTTGCTCAAAGGACAACTGGCAGGGTTGAGCGGCTATGGAAGCAATAGCTACCTGTTTTTCCAACCGACTTTAGAACAATGTCTGAGAGAGGGCTGCAAGCGTTTTGCGCAGGTAACCTTGCGTGAGGGGCTTTTACTTCAGGAAATCGAGCAAGAGGGGGAGGTGGTGAGCCTGATAGCCCACGATACACAGGGGTTGAAGCACTTGCTTCGGGCTAGGTATGTGCTAGGCTGTGACGGAGCCAACAGTACTGTGAGACAGTTGATAGGCAGGCCTTTGGTACGGCTGCCCTACCAAAGAGTCAACCTGAAGGTAGACGCAATACTGTCAGATCGCTTGCACAGCCAAGAAGACCCAACCCAAGGAGCCGTACAGAAGTTTTGCCACCCTACGAGGGCGTGGGTTCGGATGGCAGGCATAGCAGGGCATAGGCGTTGGGAGTTTACCCTCTCCAAAACCCAGCAGCAAGAAACCGCCGACCCTGCGGCTCAGGCACTGGCGTTGTTGCAGACCTTGAGGGTCGAAACACAAGACCTGACCCTACTACACGTAGCACAATACCGATTTGAGGGGAGTTTTTGTACTCGTTGGCAAAACAACCGGGTTTTTCTGGCCGGAGATGCCGCCCATACCACTCCGCCTTATATCGGGCAAGGGATGTGTGCCGGATTTAGAGATATTGCCAACCTAAGCTGGAAACTACAGGCTGTCCATACACAACAAGCGGACAAAGCGCTGCTGCAGACCTATACCTCGGAGCGTCTGCCCCACGCCATCAAACATACGTCCTTGGCGATATTGGTAGGCCTATTGTTTACCACTCCTTTGTATAGAGTGCTGGAGTTGCTACAATTTTGGCCATGGGCAAAACGAAAGCTACACACCCTACCCATCCCTTTTGAGCGCTTAGGAGCCGGCTTTTGGGGCAAAGGGAAGGCGCGGCGGCAGCTTTTTCCCCAATGGCGCGACGAGTCTGGAGCCTTATCAGATGATTTTTTGGGGCAGGGCTGGTCTTTGGTTTGTATGGAAGGGAACTGTACCGAAAAGATTGTCCAAGAAGCCGCCCGCCTTGGAGTAATCGTATGGGTGGCTTCGCAGCCGGCAGAGATAGCCATAAAAAAGGCGCTCAACCAGTGGGTCAAGCGCCAAAAAGCAGTATATTTTTTACTTCGCCCCGATAAGTATGTCTATGCTTCGGGTAAAAATGCCGCCCAAGTTTGGGCTCAATATCCATTGAAAAACAACAACTAG
- the pyrE gene encoding orotate phosphoribosyltransferase — protein MSTHIANPQIASEIAKYLLEVDAVRVQPEQPFRWSSGWLAPIYCDSRLTISYPEVRSKITESFVNIIRERFPQVEAIAGVATAGIPQSALIAGAMGLPLVYVRSKPKGHGMANLLEGKVESAQKVVVVEDVVSTGGSSLQAVEALREAGVQVIGLVAIFSYAFQQTIQRFAEAQVTHYTLSDYPSLLELYKTQHQLSPEIASSLNAWRKAPEQWQGPQIAE, from the coding sequence ATGTCCACACATATAGCTAACCCTCAGATTGCTAGTGAGATAGCAAAATATTTATTAGAAGTAGATGCCGTTCGGGTACAGCCTGAGCAACCCTTTCGTTGGAGCTCGGGTTGGTTGGCTCCTATCTATTGCGATAGCCGTCTGACAATTTCCTACCCCGAAGTCCGTAGCAAAATCACGGAGAGCTTTGTCAATATCATTCGAGAACGCTTTCCCCAAGTAGAAGCCATTGCAGGCGTAGCCACAGCCGGCATTCCCCAAAGCGCCCTTATTGCCGGCGCGATGGGTTTGCCCTTGGTATATGTGCGCTCCAAGCCCAAAGGACACGGCATGGCCAACCTATTGGAGGGCAAAGTAGAAAGCGCCCAGAAGGTTGTGGTTGTTGAAGACGTGGTGTCTACTGGTGGTAGCTCTTTGCAAGCCGTAGAAGCCCTACGCGAAGCTGGAGTACAGGTCATCGGGTTGGTAGCTATCTTTAGCTATGCCTTCCAACAGACCATCCAGCGCTTTGCTGAGGCGCAAGTAACCCACTATACACTGAGCGATTACCCTTCGCTACTAGAGCTATACAAAACCCAACATCAGCTCTCTCCCGAAATAGCCAGCTCTTTGAATGCTTGGCGCAAGGCTCCCGAACAATGGCAAGGGCCTCAGATAGCCGAATAA
- a CDS encoding NUDIX hydrolase, which translates to MHIFIHETQINLYDIDDRQRLPKHDLWINMPEEALIYETLIGDVAICNASDLLIQVLLSAILQRRFPALHTLSLLVKHPRRVAKMIRAEFTLMHAAGGVARKGEQYLMIHRLGKWDLPKGKLEAGEKFKEAAVREVAEECGITVALGKKIATTWHYYTQDHTPILKKTNWYAMESVDEAALKPQTQEAIEEAVWMSKAEVKKALENSYRSIVFVMESYFEAISKRKSKP; encoded by the coding sequence ATGCATATCTTCATACACGAAACCCAAATCAATCTTTATGATATTGATGACCGCCAGCGCTTGCCCAAACACGATCTTTGGATCAATATGCCCGAAGAGGCACTGATTTATGAGACCCTCATAGGGGATGTGGCTATTTGCAATGCATCTGATTTGCTGATTCAGGTGTTGCTTTCGGCTATTTTGCAGCGGCGTTTTCCGGCCTTACATACGCTGAGCCTGTTGGTAAAACACCCCCGGCGGGTAGCCAAGATGATTCGAGCAGAGTTTACCCTGATGCATGCTGCCGGAGGCGTAGCCCGCAAAGGGGAGCAGTACCTGATGATTCACCGTTTGGGCAAATGGGACCTGCCCAAGGGCAAACTCGAAGCAGGTGAAAAGTTTAAGGAAGCCGCCGTACGTGAAGTAGCCGAAGAATGTGGCATTACAGTGGCGTTGGGCAAAAAAATAGCCACAACATGGCATTATTACACCCAAGACCATACGCCCATCCTCAAGAAAACCAACTGGTATGCGATGGAGTCAGTCGATGAGGCGGCGCTCAAACCACAAACACAGGAGGCCATCGAGGAAGCAGTATGGATGAGCAAGGCCGAGGTCAAAAAAGCACTCGAAAATTCTTATCGAAGTATCGTATTTGTGATGGAAAGCTATTTTGAAGCAATCAGCAAGCGAAAATCCAAACCCTAG
- a CDS encoding RNA polymerase sigma factor, translating into MLRIQKSVALNQAYLYPHQKWVDACRQGDRAAQYYIYKQYAKAMFNVSMRILNDQAEAEDVLQEAFLDAFQKIDSFQGEATFGAWLKRIVVNRSINQLRKRKEQSSPLDEQAEVPDEPTPDEDDLALEVEKVHRAMALLPDGFRTVLSLYLIEGYDHAEIAQILQVTTSTSKSQLNRAKKKLLEILKSL; encoded by the coding sequence ATGTTGCGAATACAAAAATCAGTGGCTTTGAATCAAGCATATCTATATCCACATCAAAAGTGGGTAGATGCCTGCCGGCAAGGAGACCGAGCGGCACAGTACTACATCTATAAACAATATGCCAAGGCGATGTTTAATGTGAGTATGCGCATACTCAATGACCAAGCCGAGGCAGAAGATGTATTACAAGAGGCGTTTTTGGATGCGTTCCAAAAAATCGACAGCTTTCAAGGGGAGGCTACCTTTGGGGCTTGGCTCAAGCGTATTGTGGTCAATAGGTCTATCAACCAATTGCGCAAACGCAAAGAGCAAAGCAGCCCGCTTGACGAACAGGCAGAGGTGCCCGATGAGCCAACTCCCGATGAGGACGACCTTGCCCTCGAAGTCGAAAAGGTTCATAGAGCTATGGCGCTCTTGCCCGACGGCTTCCGAACGGTACTCTCTTTGTACCTCATCGAAGGCTATGACCACGCCGAGATTGCCCAAATCCTACAAGTTACTACTTCTACCTCTAAATCGCAGTTGAACCGAGCTAAAAAGAAGCTCCTCGAAATACTCAAAAGCTTATGA